A region of Polynucleobacter sp. JS-Mosq-20-D10 DNA encodes the following proteins:
- the pyrH gene encoding UMP kinase codes for MPAYKRVLLKLSGEALMGDDAFGINPITIDSMVKEIADVVHSGVQLAIVIGGGNIFRGVAGGAAGMDRATADYMGMLATMMNSLALQDALRQKGVEARVQSALRMDQVVEPYIRPRAIRALSEGKVVIFAAGTGNPFFTTDTAAALRGAEMGVEIVLKATKVDGIYSADPMKDPTATLYKTMTFDEAIIKNLQVMDATAFALCRDRKLPIKVFSILKPGALMRVVQGESEGTLVHV; via the coding sequence ATGCCAGCCTACAAACGTGTTCTCTTAAAACTCTCTGGTGAAGCCCTCATGGGGGATGATGCTTTTGGAATCAATCCAATCACGATTGATTCCATGGTGAAAGAAATAGCCGACGTAGTGCATAGCGGCGTTCAATTGGCTATCGTGATTGGCGGCGGAAATATTTTCCGAGGTGTAGCAGGTGGTGCGGCCGGTATGGATCGTGCAACAGCTGACTACATGGGAATGCTCGCCACAATGATGAACTCTCTCGCACTGCAAGATGCTTTGCGCCAAAAAGGTGTTGAAGCTCGTGTGCAGTCTGCTTTGAGAATGGATCAAGTGGTCGAGCCTTACATTCGTCCTCGTGCGATTCGTGCTCTGAGTGAAGGTAAGGTGGTGATCTTTGCAGCTGGTACGGGAAATCCATTCTTTACTACCGATACAGCAGCCGCTTTGCGTGGTGCAGAGATGGGAGTTGAAATCGTGCTTAAGGCCACTAAGGTAGATGGTATTTACAGTGCAGATCCAATGAAAGATCCAACAGCTACTTTGTATAAAACAATGACTTTTGACGAGGCAATCATCAAAAACTTGCAGGTAATGGACGCAACTGCTTTTGCATTGTGCCGTGATCGCAAGTTACCAATCAAAGTGTTTTCGATTCTCAAACCAGGCGCATTGATGCGTGTGGTTCAGGGTGAGTCTGAAGGCACTTTAGTACACGTTTAA
- the ispC gene encoding 1-deoxy-D-xylulose-5-phosphate reductoisomerase, producing the protein MSPKQLAILGSTGSIGVNTLDVIRAHPDRFTVVALTAAKQIERLAEQCIEFKPAIAVVADADGAAQLSQLLQEKKISTQVLYGPEALVSAVTESGCDTVMAAIVGAAGLVPTLAAAKAGKRVLLANKEALVMSGNLFMQAMKAGGGELLPIDSEHNAIFQCLPDRFTKTPSVHLGVEELWLTASGGPFRDRPLADLAGITPDQACAHPNWVMGRKISVDSATMMNKGLEVIEAFWLFGLPLQKIKVLIHPQSVVHSMVRYRDGSVLAQMGQPDMRTPIAYGLAWPERIDAGVAPLNLTQLSGLSFTEPNFAQFPCLSLAFAAAKAGGTAPAVLNAANEVAVAAFLGGGLPYLSIPKVVEYCLNVLPSDPADSLEIILGADAQARQVANQFIDDLQK; encoded by the coding sequence ATGTCTCCTAAACAGCTTGCTATCTTAGGGTCTACTGGATCGATTGGTGTTAATACCTTAGACGTAATCCGTGCTCATCCCGATCGCTTTACAGTAGTAGCTCTGACTGCTGCAAAACAAATTGAGCGTTTAGCAGAGCAATGTATCGAGTTTAAGCCTGCTATTGCAGTGGTGGCTGACGCTGATGGCGCCGCTCAACTGAGTCAACTTTTGCAAGAGAAAAAGATTTCCACTCAAGTTCTCTATGGACCTGAAGCTCTGGTCAGCGCAGTAACAGAATCGGGTTGCGATACCGTGATGGCAGCTATTGTGGGAGCCGCCGGCCTAGTCCCTACTTTGGCGGCAGCAAAAGCAGGTAAGCGAGTATTGCTCGCTAATAAAGAAGCGTTAGTAATGTCGGGTAATTTATTTATGCAGGCGATGAAAGCGGGCGGCGGCGAATTGCTGCCGATTGATAGCGAGCACAATGCGATTTTTCAATGTCTACCTGATCGCTTCACAAAAACCCCGTCTGTTCATTTAGGCGTTGAAGAGCTTTGGTTAACTGCTTCTGGCGGACCCTTTAGGGATAGACCCCTCGCAGATTTAGCTGGCATTACACCTGATCAAGCCTGCGCCCATCCGAATTGGGTAATGGGTCGAAAGATTTCGGTTGATTCCGCGACAATGATGAATAAAGGTCTTGAAGTCATTGAGGCTTTTTGGTTGTTTGGCTTGCCACTACAAAAAATTAAGGTTTTGATTCATCCGCAGAGCGTAGTGCACTCGATGGTGCGTTATCGCGATGGCTCAGTCTTGGCGCAAATGGGGCAACCTGATATGCGTACTCCGATTGCCTATGGATTGGCTTGGCCTGAACGTATTGATGCTGGTGTTGCTCCTTTGAATCTGACGCAGTTAAGTGGCCTCAGTTTTACAGAGCCGAATTTTGCTCAATTTCCTTGTTTGAGTTTGGCCTTTGCTGCTGCAAAAGCAGGTGGAACTGCGCCTGCCGTATTAAATGCTGCCAATGAAGTTGCTGTTGCAGCTTTCTTAGGGGGTGGGTTGCCTTACTTAAGCATTCCGAAGGTGGTAGAGTACTGCTTAAATGTCTTGCCATCAGACCCAGCAGATTCCTTAGAAATCATTCTTGGGGCTGATGCTCAGGCTCGTCAAGTTGCTAATCAATTTATTGACGACCTTCAGAAATAG
- a CDS encoding NUDIX hydrolase — protein MIASEENPLSRLNVTGHITASGLVIKDDLVLLIYHPYIKQWFQPGGHIDDGESPIEAAIREVYEETGILCESTDGQLDPVDIDLHEIPANPKKGEGAHLHIDLLFVLQVIEERDSPEDIQKAWVPFDQITSPRIKRALQKLQDQA, from the coding sequence ATGATTGCCTCTGAAGAAAATCCATTGTCTAGGCTTAATGTGACTGGCCACATTACTGCTAGCGGGCTTGTCATTAAAGATGACTTAGTGCTCTTGATCTACCATCCCTATATTAAGCAATGGTTCCAGCCTGGCGGCCATATTGATGATGGTGAGTCTCCTATTGAGGCGGCAATAAGAGAGGTTTACGAGGAGACAGGAATTCTTTGCGAATCTACTGATGGTCAATTGGATCCAGTTGATATTGATCTGCATGAAATCCCTGCAAATCCAAAGAAAGGTGAGGGCGCACACTTGCACATTGATCTTTTATTTGTATTGCAGGTGATTGAGGAGCGAGATTCTCCTGAGGATATTCAAAAAGCATGGGTGCCTTTTGATCAAATTACCAGCCCGCGCATTAAACGAGCCTTGCAAAAGCTGCAAGACCAGGCTTAA
- the rpsB gene encoding 30S ribosomal protein S2, protein MSVTMRQMLEAGCHFGHQTRFWSPRMAPYIFGHRNKIHIINLEKTLPMFQDALKFAKQVAANRGTILFVGTKRQSREIIAEEAARAGMPYIDSRWLGGTLTNFKTVKGSLKRLKDMAVAKEAGDWEKLSKKEALTNDRDLDKLQKALGGIQDLNGVPDAIFVVDVGYHKIAITEANKLGIPVIAVVDTNHSPEGVDYIIPGNDDSSKAVLLYARGIADAILEGKSNSVQEILTAVKEGEEEFVEEGKSE, encoded by the coding sequence ATGTCAGTAACTATGCGTCAAATGCTGGAAGCCGGTTGCCATTTTGGTCACCAAACCCGTTTCTGGTCCCCAAGAATGGCCCCATACATTTTCGGCCATCGCAACAAAATTCACATCATCAACTTAGAAAAAACATTGCCAATGTTTCAGGACGCCCTGAAATTTGCAAAACAAGTTGCTGCTAACCGTGGAACTATCTTATTCGTCGGTACTAAGCGTCAATCTCGCGAGATCATTGCTGAAGAAGCTGCTCGTGCTGGTATGCCTTACATCGACAGCCGTTGGTTGGGCGGTACGCTCACGAACTTCAAAACTGTTAAAGGTTCCCTCAAGCGTTTGAAGGACATGGCAGTTGCTAAAGAAGCTGGCGACTGGGAAAAGCTTTCCAAGAAAGAAGCCTTGACTAATGATCGCGATCTCGACAAGTTGCAAAAAGCACTTGGTGGTATTCAAGATTTGAACGGCGTTCCTGATGCAATTTTCGTAGTGGACGTTGGCTATCACAAGATTGCTATTACTGAAGCTAACAAGCTGGGTATTCCGGTTATCGCCGTAGTGGATACCAACCACTCACCAGAAGGTGTTGATTACATCATTCCTGGTAACGATGACTCCAGCAAGGCTGTTCTGCTCTACGCTCGTGGCATTGCTGATGCAATCCTCGAAGGTAAATCAAACTCTGTTCAAGAAATTTTGACTGCCGTTAAAGAAGGCGAAGAAGAGTTTGTTGAAGAAGGGAAATCTGAATAA
- a CDS encoding RIP metalloprotease produces MQALITLAAFLVTLGVLVSFHEYGHFLAARLCGVRVLRFALGFGKPLFTYHASNGTEWVLASIPLGGYVKLLDGRDREQVIPTEERPQSFDVKPLWQRSMIVAAGPFANFLLAVILFSVIYVSGVPQLPARLQAPPEQSIAAKLGIAAGDQVVGWQSLSSDHNGAPILEEFDSVPSWNALRWLLLNAITGEQGFALEIQDAAGARHVKSFGQGDLPLIEPESDPFQALGLFPQVSSPSEWMELKLGPIDALGFAYQRVSLITKVSVRLMLGLFTGKTTLKQLGGPLSIADMAGKSAQVGWQPFVAFLALMSISIGLLNLVPLPMLDGGQLLYDAWELVAGKRISLSLQEKLQKVGFLLLISLSLLALFNDLQRYLSS; encoded by the coding sequence ATGCAGGCCTTAATCACTCTTGCCGCATTCTTAGTCACACTTGGTGTACTCGTTAGCTTTCATGAGTACGGCCATTTTCTAGCAGCTCGTTTGTGTGGAGTTAGAGTACTTCGCTTTGCCCTAGGATTTGGTAAGCCACTATTTACTTATCACGCTAGTAACGGCACTGAGTGGGTTCTTGCTTCCATTCCTTTGGGCGGCTATGTCAAATTGCTGGACGGCCGTGATCGTGAGCAAGTGATTCCAACAGAAGAACGCCCCCAATCCTTCGATGTCAAGCCCCTATGGCAACGCTCTATGATTGTGGCCGCAGGACCCTTTGCCAACTTTCTGTTGGCAGTCATCTTGTTCTCAGTGATTTATGTTTCGGGTGTGCCTCAGCTTCCCGCTCGACTTCAAGCTCCACCCGAGCAATCGATTGCTGCAAAACTAGGTATAGCGGCAGGTGATCAGGTTGTTGGTTGGCAATCCCTTTCATCTGACCACAACGGCGCCCCCATTCTTGAAGAATTTGACTCAGTTCCAAGTTGGAATGCATTGCGTTGGCTTCTCTTAAATGCGATTACCGGTGAGCAAGGCTTTGCCCTAGAAATCCAGGATGCCGCTGGTGCCCGTCACGTCAAATCCTTTGGGCAGGGCGATTTACCGCTTATTGAACCTGAATCCGACCCATTTCAGGCGCTGGGCTTGTTTCCCCAAGTGAGCTCACCCTCGGAGTGGATGGAGCTCAAGTTAGGGCCGATAGATGCCTTAGGTTTTGCATATCAGCGGGTTTCTCTGATAACCAAAGTCTCCGTAAGGCTTATGTTGGGTTTATTTACGGGTAAAACGACCTTAAAGCAGCTCGGTGGACCCTTAAGTATTGCTGATATGGCAGGTAAGTCTGCCCAGGTCGGCTGGCAGCCATTTGTAGCCTTTTTAGCGCTCATGAGTATCAGTATTGGACTCTTGAATTTAGTGCCTTTACCAATGCTCGACGGGGGTCAGCTCCTGTATGATGCATGGGAGTTGGTTGCTGGTAAGCGAATATCTTTGTCACTTCAGGAAAAGCTCCAAAAAGTGGGTTTTTTGCTTCTGATATCGCTTTCCTTGCTAGCCTTGTTTAACGATT
- a CDS encoding isoprenyl transferase: protein MTQHTSSTLVIPEVSAIPRHVAIIMDGNGRWASKRFMPRVAGHSEGLGAVRKIVQECRQLGVEYLTLFAFSSENWRRPPEEVSFLMKLFLKSLKGEVSRLAENDIRLRLIGDLSRFDSGIQEMVQFSEEKTAACKGLTLTIAANYGGRWDILQAMRQSLAANPSLKPEQVSEELLQPYLSMAYAPEPDLFIRTGGEQRVSNFLLWQLAYTELYFTDTLWPDFDEAQLHKAFDWFSQRERRFGRTSAQLASESLSDAV from the coding sequence ATGACACAGCACACTAGCTCAACCTTGGTAATTCCAGAGGTTAGCGCCATTCCTCGTCATGTCGCCATTATCATGGACGGTAATGGACGTTGGGCCAGTAAACGATTCATGCCACGTGTAGCGGGTCACTCAGAGGGCTTAGGTGCTGTTCGTAAGATTGTTCAAGAGTGCCGCCAACTAGGCGTGGAATATCTCACTTTGTTTGCATTCAGCTCTGAAAATTGGCGTCGCCCTCCAGAAGAGGTCAGCTTTTTAATGAAGCTATTTCTAAAGTCCTTAAAGGGTGAGGTGTCTCGTTTAGCTGAAAACGATATCCGTCTTCGCCTCATTGGGGATTTAAGTCGCTTTGATTCTGGGATTCAGGAGATGGTGCAGTTCTCCGAAGAAAAAACGGCGGCCTGCAAAGGGCTTACGCTTACTATTGCTGCTAACTATGGTGGACGTTGGGATATTTTGCAGGCGATGCGCCAATCTTTGGCTGCCAACCCTAGCTTGAAACCAGAGCAGGTATCTGAAGAATTATTGCAACCCTATTTATCTATGGCTTACGCGCCAGAGCCAGATTTGTTTATTCGCACTGGTGGCGAGCAGCGTGTCAGTAACTTTCTGCTTTGGCAGCTAGCCTATACCGAGCTGTACTTTACGGATACTCTCTGGCCTGATTTTGATGAAGCTCAACTACATAAAGCTTTTGACTGGTTTAGTCAGCGCGAGCGTCGCTTTGGACGCACGAGCGCTCAGTTAGCGTCTGAGTCATTGAGTGACGCAGTCTAA
- the frr gene encoding ribosome recycling factor, whose translation MSATEIKTTTDQKMQKSLEALKTNLAKIRSGRANPGILEHIQVDYYGNPTPLSQVASLGLADARTINVQPFEKTMVAVIEKAIRDSDLGLNPASQGTVIRVPMPALTEERRRDLTKVVKNEGEDTKIAVRNLRRDANEHLKRLTKDKEISEDDERRATDDIQKMTDRAVVEIDKIVSEKEKEIMTV comes from the coding sequence ATGTCCGCAACAGAAATTAAAACTACTACCGATCAAAAGATGCAGAAGTCTCTTGAGGCTCTGAAAACCAATTTGGCGAAGATTCGTTCTGGTCGTGCAAATCCCGGAATTTTGGAGCATATCCAAGTGGATTACTACGGTAATCCAACGCCACTAAGCCAAGTGGCTAGCCTAGGTTTGGCTGATGCCAGAACGATTAACGTGCAGCCATTTGAAAAAACGATGGTTGCTGTGATTGAAAAGGCGATTCGTGATTCCGATTTGGGTCTCAACCCAGCCTCGCAAGGCACTGTGATTCGAGTACCCATGCCTGCATTAACTGAAGAACGCCGCCGTGATTTGACTAAGGTTGTTAAAAACGAGGGTGAAGATACCAAGATCGCTGTACGTAATTTACGCCGCGATGCCAATGAGCATTTAAAGCGCCTCACCAAAGATAAAGAAATTTCTGAGGACGATGAGCGTCGTGCGACTGATGACATTCAAAAGATGACTGATCGCGCCGTGGTCGAGATTGATAAGATCGTCTCTGAAAAAGAAAAAGAGATCATGACGGTTTAA
- the map gene encoding type I methionyl aminopeptidase has protein sequence MNSVFTAEKDIQGMREAGRLASEVLDHVAPHVKAGVSTAELDHICHEYMRDVQKTIPAPLNYQPPGYPPFPASICTSVNDVICHGIPGEKILKTGDVVNLDITVITPDGYYGDTSRMFMVGEVSVLAKRLTQITFECMWLGIAQVKPGASLGDIGHVIQTHAEKAGYSVVREYCGHGIGKVFHQDPQILHYGRPGTGEKLKEGMTFTIEPMINAGKRDIRTMPDQWTVKTKDRSLSAQWEHTLLVTATGVEVLTWSEGSNPIPDCVKGLSFRPNLANA, from the coding sequence ATGAATAGTGTATTTACCGCCGAAAAAGACATCCAAGGGATGCGCGAAGCTGGTCGCTTAGCCAGTGAAGTTCTTGACCACGTTGCCCCGCACGTCAAAGCTGGAGTCAGCACGGCGGAGTTGGATCACATCTGCCATGAATATATGCGCGATGTTCAAAAGACCATCCCCGCCCCACTCAACTACCAACCTCCAGGCTACCCACCCTTTCCGGCGTCGATCTGCACCTCGGTCAATGATGTGATCTGCCATGGTATTCCTGGCGAAAAGATTTTAAAAACCGGTGATGTTGTCAACCTCGATATCACTGTGATTACGCCTGATGGCTACTACGGTGATACCAGTCGCATGTTTATGGTTGGTGAAGTTTCAGTATTAGCTAAACGCCTCACTCAAATTACCTTTGAGTGTATGTGGCTTGGCATTGCGCAAGTTAAGCCTGGCGCATCCCTAGGTGACATTGGCCATGTCATTCAGACCCATGCTGAAAAGGCTGGTTATTCAGTTGTTCGTGAATACTGCGGTCATGGCATTGGCAAAGTGTTTCATCAAGATCCACAGATTCTTCATTACGGCCGTCCTGGCACCGGTGAAAAGTTAAAAGAAGGCATGACCTTCACCATTGAGCCGATGATCAATGCAGGTAAGCGTGATATTCGGACAATGCCTGATCAATGGACGGTAAAGACTAAAGACCGTAGTCTCTCAGCGCAATGGGAGCACACGCTCTTGGTAACAGCCACCGGCGTTGAGGTATTAACTTGGTCAGAGGGTAGCAATCCAATTCCTGATTGCGTTAAAGGTCTCTCATTTAGACCAAATCTAGCCAACGCTTAA
- a CDS encoding [protein-PII] uridylyltransferase → MGQTLAAMKPIADIDSLRAARELAYEDFREHQVVGRLTKQLSKLSDELLISLWNSCDLNSDAALVAVGGFGRGALFPYSDIDILILLPADKEYFEEVLASKIENFVAQCWDTGLEIGSSVRTVAECTSEAEQDITVRTSLLESRLICGKKALFKEFESVYEKSLDPKSFFQAKLAEQIQRHYKYQDTPYSLEPNCKESPGGLRDLQVISWVSKAAHLGNTFKDLSLAGLVTQRELTELNRNQRFLETLRANLHLLAKRRQDVLVFDLQTPLAAAMGITEESSRLASEAIMRRYYWAAKAVSQLNDVLLQNIEALLFPQESKTTHAIAGVGNECFIERQGVLDITDPQLFQEYPEQILRTFLVFAQTANVKSLSATIFRALYNARQKMDSQWRKDPVNRALFIEILKEPEGVSRAFQLMNRTSVLGRYLPAFRRIVGQMQHDLFHVYTVDQHILMVLRNVRRFMVVEHTHEFPFCSSLIAHFEKPWLLVIAALFHDIAKGRGGDHSELGKADMRKFAKDHGLDKADTELLIWLVAEHLNMSQVAQKQDITDPDVVQAFAKKVGDERHLTALYLLTVADVRGTSPKVWNAWKGKLLEDLYRVTLRVLGGAKPDASSELAQHQEESRAMLRLNAIEDPTYENLWKQLDVAFFLRQDAADIAWLTRHLFDRVDSETPVVRARLSPVGEGLQIAVYIKDQEDLFARICAYFERHGFSIWDARIHTTKHGYALDTFQISGSNLVDEGGSYRDLIQLVEYELTAALQISAPLPSPSMGRLSRQSRTFPIQPRVHMTPDERGHYYALSLSASDRTGLLYAISRILAKHQVSLHTARINTLGERVEDVFLLDAANLSKNPKLQILLETDLLEALGA, encoded by the coding sequence ATGGGGCAAACTCTCGCAGCAATGAAACCTATTGCAGATATCGACAGCCTAAGGGCTGCACGAGAATTAGCCTATGAGGACTTTCGTGAGCATCAAGTGGTTGGGCGATTAACCAAGCAACTGAGCAAGCTCAGCGATGAACTTCTCATCAGCTTATGGAATTCCTGTGATTTAAATTCGGATGCTGCTCTTGTAGCGGTGGGTGGATTTGGCAGAGGTGCACTCTTTCCCTACTCCGATATTGATATTCTGATTTTGCTACCTGCAGATAAGGAATACTTTGAAGAAGTACTTGCCAGCAAGATTGAAAATTTTGTAGCGCAATGCTGGGATACCGGATTAGAAATTGGCTCCTCAGTGAGAACTGTTGCTGAGTGCACATCTGAAGCAGAGCAAGACATTACCGTTCGCACCTCCCTACTTGAATCACGACTCATCTGTGGCAAGAAAGCCCTCTTCAAAGAGTTTGAATCTGTTTATGAAAAGAGTTTAGACCCAAAGTCATTCTTCCAGGCTAAGCTAGCAGAGCAAATCCAGCGTCACTATAAATATCAAGACACGCCCTACTCATTGGAGCCTAACTGCAAAGAGAGTCCCGGTGGCTTACGTGACTTACAGGTAATTTCCTGGGTCAGCAAAGCAGCGCACTTAGGTAATACATTCAAGGATCTCAGTCTTGCAGGCTTGGTAACTCAACGTGAGTTAACAGAGCTCAATCGTAACCAGCGTTTTTTAGAAACTCTGCGCGCTAACTTGCATCTACTGGCCAAGCGTAGGCAGGATGTTTTGGTATTTGACTTACAGACACCATTAGCAGCGGCCATGGGCATCACGGAAGAGTCCTCTAGACTAGCCAGTGAGGCCATCATGCGCCGCTACTACTGGGCGGCCAAAGCAGTCAGCCAATTAAACGATGTACTACTTCAAAATATTGAAGCACTCCTTTTTCCTCAAGAATCCAAAACAACCCATGCCATTGCTGGCGTGGGCAATGAATGCTTTATTGAGCGTCAAGGCGTCCTAGATATTACTGACCCTCAGTTGTTTCAGGAGTATCCAGAACAAATCCTGCGGACCTTTTTAGTTTTTGCGCAAACAGCGAACGTCAAGAGCTTATCGGCAACGATCTTTAGAGCCTTATATAACGCTCGCCAAAAGATGGATAGTCAATGGCGCAAAGATCCGGTGAACCGCGCACTCTTTATTGAAATCCTTAAGGAGCCCGAGGGAGTCAGTCGCGCCTTCCAACTCATGAACCGCACCAGCGTCCTCGGTCGCTATTTGCCAGCCTTCAGAAGAATCGTTGGTCAAATGCAGCATGACTTGTTTCATGTCTATACAGTGGATCAACATATCCTGATGGTACTGCGGAATGTACGCCGCTTTATGGTGGTTGAGCATACGCATGAGTTTCCTTTCTGCAGTAGTCTGATTGCCCATTTTGAAAAGCCTTGGCTATTAGTCATCGCTGCACTGTTTCATGACATTGCTAAGGGACGTGGTGGCGATCACTCTGAGCTTGGCAAGGCAGACATGCGCAAGTTTGCCAAAGATCATGGCTTAGATAAGGCGGATACCGAGCTCTTAATTTGGCTGGTTGCAGAACACTTGAATATGAGCCAAGTGGCTCAGAAACAAGATATTACCGATCCCGATGTGGTGCAAGCGTTTGCTAAAAAGGTGGGTGATGAGCGCCACCTTACCGCACTGTATCTGCTGACCGTTGCTGATGTCCGCGGTACTAGCCCCAAAGTATGGAATGCCTGGAAAGGCAAACTCCTAGAGGACCTCTATCGCGTAACCTTGCGTGTATTGGGTGGAGCAAAGCCAGATGCTTCCTCTGAACTCGCACAACATCAAGAAGAATCCCGCGCCATGTTGCGCCTCAATGCAATTGAAGATCCTACCTATGAAAATCTCTGGAAGCAATTAGATGTTGCCTTCTTCTTGCGCCAAGATGCCGCTGATATTGCCTGGTTAACTCGCCATCTATTTGACAGGGTGGATAGCGAAACGCCGGTCGTACGCGCTCGCCTCTCCCCAGTTGGAGAGGGATTGCAGATTGCTGTCTATATCAAGGATCAAGAAGATCTTTTCGCCAGAATTTGCGCCTACTTTGAACGCCATGGCTTCTCCATTTGGGATGCCCGCATTCATACGACAAAGCATGGTTATGCACTGGATACCTTCCAAATTTCTGGCAGCAATCTAGTGGATGAGGGCGGCAGCTACCGCGATCTAATTCAGTTAGTGGAGTACGAACTCACAGCAGCGTTGCAAATTAGTGCTCCTCTGCCATCACCCAGCATGGGAAGACTCTCGAGGCAATCTCGCACCTTCCCTATTCAGCCACGCGTCCACATGACTCCAGACGAACGCGGACATTACTATGCGCTATCTCTTTCAGCGAGTGATCGCACCGGCTTACTTTATGCAATCTCTAGGATATTGGCCAAGCATCAAGTCTCCTTACACACCGCGCGCATCAATACATTGGGTGAGCGTGTAGAAGACGTATTCTTATTGGATGCGGCCAACCTGAGCAAGAACCCTAAACTGCAGATCTTGTTGGAAACGGATTTACTAGAGGCACTAGGGGCTTAA
- a CDS encoding phosphatidate cytidylyltransferase, whose product MLITRIITATILMAVLLPILFFLPPIYLGIFFLITLVAAAWEWSRMIAPEAKKAAWLYAVFCLVIILLLLGMQAIAWQFSLLMMAVLFWFFVAPFILAKGMNLSLQKFKPFYSIVGLIILPATWFALVFLRELGLIFLLTTMALVWVADIGAYFVGKAFGKHKLAVSISPGKSIEGALGGLLLCYLYAFLCVTYLPLGDTLFGAWAIQFGWVPMFLMVTALTAFSVFGDLFESQLKRLAGVKDSSHLLPGHGGVLDRVDALIPTMPIAALLAGLI is encoded by the coding sequence ATGCTAATAACCCGAATCATTACTGCCACCATCTTAATGGCGGTGCTATTACCCATTTTATTTTTCTTGCCACCAATTTACTTGGGTATATTTTTCCTAATTACCTTAGTTGCTGCTGCTTGGGAATGGAGTCGCATGATTGCTCCGGAAGCTAAGAAGGCTGCGTGGCTCTATGCTGTTTTTTGTTTGGTCATTATTTTATTGTTGCTAGGAATGCAAGCAATTGCATGGCAGTTTTCTTTGCTCATGATGGCGGTCTTGTTTTGGTTTTTCGTAGCGCCATTCATCTTAGCCAAAGGAATGAATCTCTCGCTTCAAAAATTCAAACCTTTTTACAGCATTGTCGGTTTGATCATTCTGCCGGCAACTTGGTTTGCTTTAGTCTTCTTGCGTGAGTTGGGCTTAATCTTTTTATTAACAACGATGGCCTTGGTTTGGGTTGCTGATATCGGTGCGTATTTTGTTGGTAAAGCTTTTGGTAAGCATAAGCTAGCCGTGAGCATTAGCCCGGGGAAGTCGATTGAGGGTGCGCTAGGCGGTTTACTGCTTTGTTATCTCTACGCATTCTTATGTGTGACGTATTTACCGCTAGGCGACACTTTATTTGGTGCTTGGGCTATTCAATTTGGATGGGTGCCGATGTTCCTGATGGTGACAGCATTAACAGCGTTCAGTGTCTTTGGGGATTTATTTGAATCTCAGTTAAAGCGTTTGGCTGGCGTTAAAGACAGCAGTCATTTACTGCCGGGTCATGGTGGCGTTCTAGACCGCGTTGATGCACTCATTCCAACAATGCCGATTGCTGCATTACTAGCAGGGTTGATTTAA
- the tsf gene encoding translation elongation factor Ts: MAAITAAMVGELRAKTDAPMMECKKALTEADGDMARAEEILRVKLGSKAGKAASRITAEGIVASAINGTTGTLLEVNCETDFVSKNDDFLAFTQACANLISEKNPADVAALLALPMNGQTVDEVRSALIGKIGENIMPRRFKRFAGSNKLVSYLHGTRIGVMVEFEGDETAAKDVAMHIAAMKPVALSMADVPAEAIAVERSVAVQKAAESGKPPEIVEKMVEGSIQKYLKEVSLLNQTFVKNDKQSVEQMLKAANTTIKGFTMFVVGEGIEKRQDDFAAEVAAQVAAAKGA, from the coding sequence ATGGCCGCTATTACCGCTGCAATGGTTGGCGAATTACGCGCCAAGACTGATGCTCCGATGATGGAGTGCAAAAAAGCATTGACTGAGGCTGATGGCGATATGGCTCGTGCAGAAGAAATTCTGCGTGTAAAGCTCGGTAGCAAAGCTGGTAAAGCTGCATCCCGTATTACCGCGGAAGGCATCGTTGCTTCAGCAATCAATGGCACTACAGGCACTTTGCTTGAAGTGAACTGCGAAACTGACTTCGTTTCAAAAAATGATGATTTCTTGGCATTTACACAAGCCTGCGCAAATCTGATTTCTGAAAAGAATCCAGCTGACGTTGCTGCCTTACTTGCATTACCAATGAATGGCCAAACTGTGGATGAAGTTCGTAGCGCCTTGATCGGTAAGATCGGCGAGAACATCATGCCACGTCGCTTCAAACGTTTCGCTGGTAGCAACAAGTTGGTTTCTTACCTCCACGGTACTCGTATTGGCGTGATGGTTGAGTTCGAGGGTGATGAGACTGCAGCTAAAGACGTAGCAATGCATATTGCTGCAATGAAGCCGGTAGCTTTGTCGATGGCTGATGTTCCTGCTGAAGCCATTGCTGTTGAGCGTAGTGTTGCTGTTCAAAAGGCTGCTGAGTCTGGCAAGCCACCAGAAATCGTTGAGAAGATGGTTGAGGGTTCTATTCAGAAGTACCTCAAAGAGGTTTCTTTATTGAATCAAACTTTCGTTAAAAACGACAAGCAATCTGTTGAGCAAATGCTGAAGGCTGCTAACACCACAATCAAGGGTTTCACCATGTTTGTTGTGGGCGAGGGCATTGAGAAACGTCAAGACGACTTTGCAGCTGAAGTTGCTGCTCAGGTCGCCGCTGCTAAGGGTGCTTAA